A single Bacillus sp. HMF5848 DNA region contains:
- a CDS encoding S-layer homology domain-containing protein, with product MTRTSKVYRRYMASAVTATIVASSLTPLSAVQAAEGSQTLLDVNEASFGYNEIMYMLANGIVTGYDDGTYKPNNSISREHAAVILSRAFNLQPPSELNSFIDIPANYLYAKEIAAVKEFGIFRGTDAGEFLPKESLTREQMATILVRAFNLQANDTSVNLSDLQAVSPSHLENVKILYQNGITTGKDDGTYAPHDPVTRAQMAVFLYRVIGEQISTVEAVANGVVTVDGVAYTVVESLQPLFTEGNTAALQGANIVFEEEESVITSISQLTINNSGNFPTLGQKEFEGNLVFDGGGVELPGNVVVNGDFITINNLTVTGDLTISEQVKHDFLGQNVTVVGKTTVNGGDSNTVVFEESTLNNTEVNKKDVRVELKKSKINSMTVQTTAIIDSDTTIPVLKLTGAIDKIELNADIDELEVASENEVKLNGTGKIKKLSISGNKPVVIESVGSIEELVVENVDVKITLPKGTVVKKVTLPEGKKLEDVIENPEDIEVKPDPITTPPSSGGSDRGDRTPPVITLTGEEIIELVVGETYTEPGVTVTDNKDKNVEAVITGEVNTSEVGVYTITYTATDKKDNTATKTRTVLVKPTVPTVTVLGQTVTVNAIQGLEVVLYSEDGTEVARKTADSTTVTFENVDYGAGYYVKQLKADDTYDLSAQSVAFDVIEWTLAKMTEHITSLETLVITTDLVSDTAALNDAKNRYAVASALIDTVQGDAAAIKELKAKLSTLSAMITASDDVATLNAAVAGDIIDSEKVAEAKVALKEANLSVANLQDGAKKQQLEAYVATAQQKIMKAEGELYLVKKLSSVLDQIDSTLAEDLTDADDIESLQSLEDEATRLLALLSSSAKKTELEDRFAVQQQQIANAVDVFAKIPKVESIQLSGVPFSEIDNGYVTLLPSDTVIDMIEFKGLTVDTKYKLVGFTAKDGTRNLLSLVEEDKRGGRMDQGDGQISLRELIPAEVLTIIGEDDLKASMLADFAPLAVTLELTNANDKSIPTTTYTLKVEVGGSTASVVETKVAEFESAALTSLDEVEQALKAEETARKYVELLPTAERQAYIDRIDAKAAIVEVALNVYIWEADVMNNNLIADQTLLTSLLADYDSIKLSVDNLEDDGLQSTLRTALDDAYKFVEASESVIDFQAAYDDLSTPALQQAAYIQYEMTENIIEALPDGEKKEDILQTFTLEVEVYAALLNARAVTAVRSYEAITEDTLSEADDAKAAAEAVVQYLEDLYNSQYIVLSERISTKTDEINAIKLVIELEALTIETEDDARAAMDQVTLARVAVSKVQNEDVKQDLTVRIDDIDAKIDSLLDPVEQTKRLLSQLKTVVEGPLNTADLLATAEELASAVQTKLDLVDDTAPEKQELIDELAEYNAKIQQAKTLYNVTVQVSNLEADVAIDLVKNPAKLAELEGLYDSVYSSVVDLGNDSLTNRLQQVKYILDASTGIVAAYENILNPSVAAEFINEAESNAQLVQNADKRNELNSYVTKASEEITIVDTILSLQSFVIDTDLVSQPTDLAMATNDYQTVILQLPKLTQTDVKTQLKALLMDINSVITSSKIVANAYNTSLNLTEENVEEATSLHESALASVNDLALIYPTKAAELDAYVKIAQSNIDSFLGVLPTPSVTGFTLGDSAFTVAGTTVTGDVSYDEIIKFMHLTVDEAANYEIVNVFDSNGTDWIAKLGLEASGSLVEGENELNLLELVGLGSLSGVRAELISKITDTLDIRVKISNKYDDSKSEVYTIKIQFVGEQAPPIDEFALLSLKELYNLLTPEGKAAFKQAAESVNDLTTDDWNEILGETGVTLDAKLAEANLDVTSTDIMTDAAAILLSTNAAELDESIAQFRQAYASSFFALAGADVTLDEWLEFAFAVEYEILTNRYNEALEILTSPNRTNESYIEFVRDVKNDLVSENEDYKRLNDIVTNELGIALEDVFAVKDRLVAKLEADNVQSLRSALLDAGQVYVAMLTIQSAYFNLSAEGQELVVDTLYTVESFTDQDWTDILGEDTKARIDAATGNQTAAMLEDLFTIMFNIDTYELPKLITDFRTAYKEEFDALFGPDVTVDMMLRFAAAFEQELMSDYDTLLAFATDPSYTVDDYVTYVRSVKNNVLAKYPEYQLLNEQIRDGLGMSLDELVFSGQTFIQKLADNGIDTNALIRELAFAFIGTDIIIDDGLVIDMVMYLYDFLSDEGKAAYKLAVEQLNNVSADQWASALGDVGQALDEKLTAAGFSTTSQDIMEDLLTVLLSDDVATLEANVEQFRATYADEFDAIFGADLTVEKLLELFFTIEYEMVTNNWQEALQLLTDSNSTNEQYAAFIQKVKNDVLAQYPDYQAIDEVFTRELGISIEALFVVKDNVLELIEENIESPLRTAMIDAAQLYIAMSRISNLYYSLEPEGQAAYENLVLNVQSFTDEEWTAILGDVKTTVDAKIDGNFTDIVADLVSILLSVDDVQVIEDIKQFRANYADEFDAIFGADVTVDHLIRFVVAVEARLLGDPYSGLALLGEEARQITEYRQFIVDVVNDVKAEDSRNAIVVDAVKQELGMPIETFIDVLIAFDQMLLSKGSNVKEVMQYFALAALESNSIDLSQLDIEEVNVQSMSYNVDDNTLQVVGSFADADIDLTKLVFSVESTEYDLLTTTSAVTVDGDTITIQLTDEDATSFETLIAGEDYVLIAEAGFLENEYVESTRFEE from the coding sequence TTGACTAGGACATCGAAAGTGTATCGTCGCTATATGGCATCAGCTGTCACAGCGACTATTGTGGCAAGTTCTTTAACACCACTCTCGGCTGTACAAGCTGCGGAAGGGTCACAAACATTGCTAGACGTTAATGAAGCTAGCTTTGGTTACAATGAAATAATGTACATGTTAGCGAATGGCATTGTTACGGGCTATGATGATGGTACATATAAGCCGAACAATAGTATTTCACGTGAACATGCTGCCGTTATTTTGTCAAGAGCATTTAATCTACAACCACCGTCAGAATTAAATAGTTTTATAGATATACCTGCAAATTATCTTTATGCGAAGGAAATTGCGGCGGTTAAAGAGTTTGGTATTTTCAGAGGAACAGATGCAGGGGAGTTCCTACCAAAAGAATCGTTAACTCGCGAGCAAATGGCGACTATTTTAGTACGCGCTTTCAATTTACAAGCAAACGATACATCTGTTAATTTATCTGATTTACAAGCAGTGTCACCATCTCACCTTGAGAATGTCAAAATTTTGTACCAAAATGGCATTACAACAGGTAAAGATGATGGCACATATGCACCGCATGATCCCGTTACACGTGCGCAAATGGCTGTGTTCTTATATCGTGTAATAGGCGAGCAGATCTCAACTGTAGAAGCTGTCGCAAACGGTGTCGTAACCGTTGATGGTGTTGCCTATACAGTAGTAGAAAGCTTACAGCCACTATTCACAGAAGGTAATACAGCGGCGCTTCAAGGTGCTAACATTGTGTTTGAAGAAGAAGAAAGCGTCATCACATCTATCTCACAATTAACTATTAATAATAGTGGTAACTTCCCGACACTTGGCCAAAAGGAGTTTGAAGGCAACCTCGTTTTTGACGGTGGTGGTGTTGAGCTTCCTGGAAACGTAGTAGTGAATGGTGATTTCATTACGATCAATAACCTAACAGTCACTGGAGACCTAACAATAAGTGAGCAAGTAAAACATGACTTTTTAGGACAAAACGTAACTGTTGTAGGTAAAACAACTGTCAACGGGGGAGACAGCAACACAGTTGTCTTTGAAGAATCAACTCTTAATAACACAGAAGTTAATAAAAAAGACGTCCGCGTTGAGTTGAAAAAGTCGAAAATCAACTCCATGACCGTGCAAACAACAGCTATCATCGATTCAGACACAACCATTCCTGTTTTAAAATTAACGGGTGCTATTGATAAAATTGAATTGAATGCTGACATCGATGAATTAGAAGTAGCAAGTGAAAATGAAGTTAAGCTTAATGGAACAGGTAAAATTAAAAAACTTTCTATCTCTGGTAATAAGCCAGTTGTCATTGAGAGTGTTGGTTCAATTGAAGAATTAGTAGTAGAAAATGTAGACGTGAAAATTACACTTCCTAAAGGTACGGTTGTGAAGAAGGTGACTTTACCTGAAGGGAAAAAGCTTGAAGATGTTATAGAAAATCCTGAAGATATTGAAGTGAAACCTGATCCGATTACTACACCACCTAGTAGCGGTGGAAGTGATAGAGGTGATAGAACCCCACCAGTTATCACTCTCACAGGTGAAGAGATTATTGAGTTAGTAGTAGGCGAAACATACACTGAACCAGGTGTTACTGTTACGGATAATAAGGATAAAAACGTTGAAGCTGTTATTACAGGCGAAGTAAATACGTCTGAAGTGGGCGTGTATACGATTACGTACACAGCTACGGACAAAAAAGATAACACAGCAACGAAAACACGTACTGTATTAGTCAAACCAACAGTGCCAACCGTAACAGTGTTAGGGCAAACCGTCACGGTCAACGCAATACAAGGGTTAGAAGTTGTTTTATACAGTGAAGATGGTACGGAAGTAGCACGAAAAACAGCAGATTCTACAACTGTGACATTCGAAAATGTAGACTATGGCGCTGGCTATTATGTTAAGCAGTTAAAAGCTGATGATACGTATGACTTGAGTGCGCAATCGGTTGCTTTTGATGTAATCGAGTGGACTCTAGCGAAAATGACAGAGCACATCACATCTTTAGAAACATTAGTAATTACTACTGATTTAGTCAGTGATACAGCAGCACTAAACGACGCGAAAAATCGATATGCAGTAGCCTCTGCTCTCATTGATACAGTTCAAGGTGACGCAGCAGCTATTAAGGAATTAAAAGCTAAGCTGAGCACTTTATCGGCTATGATTACTGCATCTGACGATGTTGCAACATTAAATGCAGCGGTAGCAGGAGATATTATTGATAGCGAAAAGGTTGCAGAAGCTAAAGTAGCTTTAAAAGAAGCGAACCTATCTGTTGCTAACCTGCAAGATGGTGCTAAAAAGCAACAACTAGAAGCGTATGTTGCAACAGCGCAACAAAAAATTATGAAAGCTGAAGGAGAACTATATCTTGTCAAAAAGCTCTCTTCTGTTTTAGACCAGATTGATAGTACATTAGCAGAAGACTTAACGGATGCAGATGATATTGAGTCTTTACAATCTCTAGAAGACGAGGCTACAAGATTACTCGCGCTTCTATCTAGTTCTGCTAAAAAGACTGAATTAGAAGATCGCTTTGCTGTTCAACAGCAACAAATTGCTAACGCAGTTGATGTGTTCGCTAAAATTCCTAAAGTGGAGTCGATTCAGTTAAGCGGGGTACCTTTCTCAGAAATTGACAATGGCTACGTAACACTTTTACCAAGTGATACAGTAATTGACATGATTGAGTTCAAGGGCTTGACAGTCGATACGAAATATAAACTTGTTGGTTTTACAGCAAAAGATGGAACAAGAAATCTACTTAGCTTAGTAGAAGAAGATAAACGCGGTGGCCGTATGGACCAAGGCGATGGTCAAATTAGCCTTCGTGAGTTAATCCCAGCTGAGGTACTAACTATCATAGGTGAGGACGATCTTAAAGCTAGCATGCTAGCAGACTTCGCTCCGCTTGCTGTAACACTCGAACTTACGAATGCAAATGATAAGTCTATTCCAACTACAACTTACACACTCAAGGTGGAAGTGGGTGGCTCAACAGCTTCCGTGGTTGAAACAAAGGTAGCTGAGTTCGAATCAGCAGCATTAACAAGCTTAGACGAGGTAGAACAAGCTTTAAAAGCTGAAGAGACTGCAAGAAAGTATGTAGAACTATTACCTACAGCAGAAAGACAGGCGTATATAGATCGTATTGATGCAAAAGCTGCCATCGTTGAAGTTGCGCTAAATGTGTATATCTGGGAAGCAGACGTTATGAATAACAACTTAATAGCTGACCAAACATTACTAACTTCACTTCTGGCAGACTATGATTCTATTAAGCTAAGTGTCGATAATCTTGAAGATGATGGGCTGCAATCAACTTTACGTACCGCATTAGACGATGCATACAAGTTTGTAGAAGCTAGTGAAAGTGTAATAGACTTCCAAGCTGCATACGATGATTTATCGACTCCAGCACTTCAACAAGCTGCTTATATACAGTACGAAATGACTGAGAATATCATAGAAGCACTACCTGATGGAGAGAAGAAAGAGGATATTTTACAGACCTTTACACTAGAGGTTGAAGTATACGCAGCGTTATTAAATGCTAGAGCGGTTACAGCAGTTCGGAGTTATGAAGCTATCACGGAAGATACTCTTAGTGAGGCCGATGATGCTAAGGCTGCAGCAGAAGCTGTTGTACAGTATCTTGAAGACTTGTACAATAGCCAATACATTGTCTTGTCAGAGCGTATTAGCACGAAGACAGATGAAATCAATGCTATTAAGCTAGTAATAGAGCTAGAAGCATTAACAATCGAAACAGAAGACGATGCAAGAGCTGCTATGGATCAAGTAACACTTGCTAGAGTGGCTGTATCTAAAGTGCAAAATGAAGACGTTAAGCAAGACTTAACAGTAAGAATTGATGATATTGATGCAAAAATTGATAGTCTGTTAGACCCTGTTGAACAAACAAAGCGTCTGTTGTCACAGCTTAAAACGGTAGTGGAAGGTCCTCTCAATACGGCTGACTTATTAGCGACAGCAGAAGAACTAGCAAGCGCTGTGCAAACGAAGCTAGATTTAGTTGACGATACTGCACCTGAAAAACAAGAGCTTATCGATGAATTGGCAGAATATAATGCAAAGATTCAACAAGCAAAAACTTTATACAATGTAACGGTTCAAGTATCTAATCTTGAAGCGGACGTAGCAATAGATTTAGTGAAAAATCCAGCAAAGCTTGCGGAGCTTGAAGGTTTATATGACTCTGTTTACAGCAGCGTTGTCGACCTAGGTAATGACAGTCTGACAAATCGCTTACAGCAAGTAAAATATATTCTTGATGCATCAACAGGAATCGTCGCAGCGTATGAGAATATATTGAACCCTTCAGTAGCAGCGGAGTTTATTAATGAAGCAGAAAGCAATGCTCAATTAGTGCAAAATGCAGATAAAAGAAACGAATTAAATAGCTATGTAACAAAAGCTAGTGAAGAAATTACTATTGTTGATACTATTTTAAGTCTTCAATCGTTTGTTATTGATACAGACTTAGTAAGTCAACCAACAGATTTAGCGATGGCTACTAATGATTATCAAACAGTAATTCTACAATTGCCAAAGCTTACACAGACAGATGTGAAAACTCAGCTGAAGGCTCTATTGATGGATATCAACTCAGTCATTACGAGTAGTAAAATAGTAGCGAATGCATACAACACATCATTAAATTTAACAGAAGAAAATGTGGAAGAAGCGACTAGCCTTCATGAATCCGCACTAGCATCTGTTAATGACTTAGCATTGATTTATCCAACAAAAGCGGCAGAATTAGATGCTTATGTAAAAATCGCACAAAGCAATATAGATAGTTTCCTAGGTGTGTTACCTACGCCTTCAGTTACTGGTTTCACTTTAGGTGACAGTGCATTCACAGTAGCTGGCACAACAGTGACAGGCGATGTAAGCTATGATGAAATCATTAAGTTCATGCACTTAACAGTAGATGAAGCTGCTAACTATGAAATTGTTAATGTATTTGATAGCAATGGAACAGATTGGATTGCTAAACTTGGTTTAGAAGCTAGCGGTAGCTTAGTAGAAGGTGAAAATGAGCTAAACCTTCTAGAGCTAGTAGGTCTCGGTTCTCTATCAGGTGTTCGTGCTGAGCTTATTAGTAAAATTACAGATACACTCGATATTCGCGTGAAAATTAGTAATAAATATGATGATAGCAAATCAGAAGTGTACACAATTAAGATTCAATTCGTAGGAGAACAAGCACCTCCAATTGACGAATTTGCGCTTCTAAGCCTGAAAGAGCTTTATAACCTGTTAACACCGGAGGGGAAAGCAGCATTTAAACAGGCGGCAGAGTCAGTTAACGACTTAACAACTGATGATTGGAATGAAATTCTCGGCGAGACAGGTGTCACATTAGATGCTAAGCTTGCTGAAGCTAATCTAGACGTAACTTCAACAGACATCATGACAGATGCAGCAGCTATCTTACTGAGTACAAATGCAGCAGAACTAGATGAAAGCATTGCTCAATTCCGCCAAGCATATGCATCATCATTCTTTGCTCTTGCAGGGGCAGACGTAACGTTAGACGAGTGGTTAGAATTTGCGTTTGCGGTGGAATATGAAATTTTAACAAATCGTTATAACGAAGCGTTAGAAATTCTTACGTCTCCAAATCGTACAAATGAAAGTTATATTGAATTTGTACGTGATGTGAAAAATGACCTTGTTAGTGAGAATGAGGACTACAAGAGATTAAATGATATTGTAACAAACGAACTAGGTATCGCATTAGAAGATGTATTTGCAGTAAAAGATCGACTTGTAGCTAAGCTAGAAGCGGACAATGTTCAATCATTAAGAAGTGCCTTATTAGATGCCGGTCAAGTGTACGTAGCGATGCTTACCATTCAATCTGCTTACTTTAACTTATCAGCAGAAGGACAAGAGCTCGTAGTGGATACACTTTATACCGTTGAATCGTTTACAGACCAAGACTGGACAGACATTTTAGGTGAAGATACAAAAGCAAGAATAGATGCTGCAACTGGTAATCAAACGGCAGCTATGCTAGAGGATCTTTTCACTATTATGTTTAACATTGACACATATGAATTGCCAAAGCTTATCACGGACTTCCGTACTGCTTACAAGGAAGAATTTGATGCGCTATTTGGACCAGACGTAACAGTAGATATGATGCTTCGTTTCGCAGCTGCGTTCGAACAAGAATTGATGAGTGACTATGATACATTACTAGCATTCGCAACTGATCCATCATACACTGTTGATGATTATGTGACATATGTTCGTTCAGTAAAAAATAATGTTTTAGCTAAATATCCGGAGTATCAATTGCTAAATGAGCAAATTCGCGATGGTCTTGGCATGTCATTGGATGAACTTGTCTTTTCTGGACAAACATTCATTCAAAAGCTAGCAGACAACGGCATTGATACAAATGCGCTTATCCGGGAGCTGGCTTTCGCATTTATCGGTACAGACATTATCATAGATGACGGACTTGTTATTGATATGGTTATGTACTTGTATGACTTTTTATCTGATGAAGGAAAAGCAGCTTACAAGCTAGCGGTAGAACAGTTAAATAATGTTTCCGCTGATCAATGGGCGTCAGCGCTAGGGGATGTCGGGCAGGCTTTAGATGAAAAGCTAACAGCGGCAGGCTTTTCTACAACATCGCAAGACATTATGGAAGACTTGTTAACAGTTTTACTTAGTGATGATGTAGCAACTCTAGAAGCGAATGTAGAGCAGTTCCGTGCTACGTATGCTGATGAGTTTGATGCTATTTTCGGCGCAGACTTGACAGTTGAAAAGCTACTTGAGCTATTCTTCACCATTGAGTATGAAATGGTTACAAACAACTGGCAAGAAGCATTGCAGCTGTTAACAGATTCAAATAGCACAAACGAACAGTACGCGGCATTCATTCAAAAAGTGAAAAATGATGTGCTTGCGCAATATCCAGATTATCAAGCTATAGATGAAGTGTTCACACGAGAATTAGGCATCTCTATTGAAGCTCTATTTGTTGTAAAAGATAATGTCTTAGAGCTGATTGAAGAAAATATAGAGTCACCGTTACGTACAGCAATGATTGATGCAGCACAGCTGTATATCGCCATGTCCCGCATAAGTAATCTGTATTATAGTCTTGAGCCAGAAGGACAAGCAGCTTATGAAAACCTTGTATTAAATGTTCAAAGCTTTACAGATGAAGAGTGGACAGCAATATTAGGCGATGTGAAAACAACTGTAGATGCTAAGATTGATGGTAACTTTACTGATATCGTAGCAGATCTTGTTTCTATCTTATTATCAGTTGATGATGTACAAGTAATTGAGGATATTAAGCAATTCCGTGCAAATTATGCAGACGAATTTGATGCGATATTCGGTGCCGATGTTACAGTTGACCATTTAATTCGTTTTGTAGTAGCAGTTGAGGCTCGTTTACTAGGTGATCCATATAGTGGACTAGCTCTTCTAGGTGAAGAAGCACGTCAGATTACAGAATATAGACAATTCATTGTTGATGTAGTAAATGATGTGAAGGCTGAAGACAGCAGAAACGCAATAGTTGTAGACGCTGTGAAACAAGAGCTAGGCATGCCAATTGAGACATTCATCGATGTTCTCATAGCATTTGATCAAATGCTTCTATCCAAAGGTAGTAATGTAAAGGAAGTTATGCAGTACTTTGCGTTAGCTGCTTTAGAATCAAATTCAATTGATTTATCACAGCTTGACATTGAAGAAGTGAATGTACAGTCTATGTCATACAACGTAGATGACAATACATTACAAGTAGTAGGGTCATTTGCTGATGCTGACATCGACCTTACAAAACTAGTATTCAGTGTTGAAAGTACGGAGTATGATTTACTTACTACTACGAGTGCAGTTACTGTTGATGGTGACACAATCACGATCCAGTTAACAGATGAAGACGCAACTAGCTTTGAAACACTAATTGCTGGTGAAGACTACGTATTAATAGCAGAAGCTGGATTTCTAGAAAATGAATATGTAGAATCAACTCGATTCGAAGAATAA